DNA from Azospirillum sp. TSH100:
GCAAGCGGCCGATCACCAAGGTCGAGGACATGGGCGGCATCAAGCTGCGCGTGATGCAGAACCCGGTCTACATCGACATGTTCAACCGCTTCGGCGCCAACGCGGTGCCGCTGGCCTTCTCCGAACTGTTCACCGCGATGGAGACCGGCACGGTCGATGGCCAGGAGAACCCGGTCACCACCATCCAGTCGTCCAAGTTCTATGAAGTTCAGAAGTATCTGACCATTTCCCGCCACGTCTACAGCCCGTGGATCATGATGGCCAGCAAGCGCTGGTGGGACGGCCTGTCGGCTGACGAGAAGAAGATCCTGCAGGACGCCGCCGTCGCCTCGCGCGAGTTCGAGCGCAAGGATAGCCGCGAGGCCTCGGCCCAGAGCGTGGCCTATCTGAAGGAAAAGGGCATGCAGATCAACGAGCTGAGCCCGGCCGAGCTGGAGCGCATGCGCGAGATGGTCAAGCCCGCCTTCGACAAGTACGCCGCCGACGGCGGCGCCGAGGTGCTGAAGGATTTGCAGGCGGCCATCGCCGCCGCCCGCAAGTAAGCGCGGCGACAAAAAAACGATGTAAGTCAAGGGGGTGGACCGGGAGACTGGTCCGCCCCCTTCGCGTTCGCGCGCGATGGGGCCGTGGAGATCCCAGATGGCGGGGGCGGGAAGACCTGTGGTCTGAAAACCGGTCACGCCTTGGTATCGGTTGAAAAGTTCAGTGTTTCAATCATAAGGATATATTGTTACATGTTTGTGGAATTTTTTGGAACTTAAGGGCGTTTTGCGTGGACCTATGCGTCAGTCCTAAGCAATAGATATATCACCTGTTGGATTATATTCGGAGTCGGTGATGTTCAAAAAGTTGCCGTTGGTCAGCAAGCTGGTGCTGGCGATCGGTCTGGTTCTGGCTGTCGGGCTTGGGGTTGGAACGGTTGTGATCTCCTCCAAGAGTGGGGCCGACACCGACGCGTTGTCCTTCAAGGTTGGAGATGAGGTGGGCAAGTACCATGCCGCGGTCGTCGAACGCCGGCTGGAAGACTCCCTGGACGTCAGCCGACAGATGAGGACCACTCTGTTAAGCCTGAAGCGAAGCGGTGTCGTCGATCGCGCCACGTTGAACGACTGGCTGAAGGCGACGCTGGAGGCCAACGAGAATCTGCTCGCCGTTTGGATCGGGATGGAGCCGAATGCGCTGGACGGCAAGGACGCCGCCTTCGTCAACAGTCCCGGCTCCGATGCCACCGGCCGCTTCATCTCCTATTGGAACCGTGGTGGCGGCCAGATCCATCTGGAGCCGATGACCGATTACGACAATCCGGGACCGGCAGGGCTTTACTACCAGCAGGCCAAGCGAACCGGCAGGGAGGTGATCGTCGAGCCCTACAGCTATATGGTTGCCGGCAAGAATGTCCTGATGGTTTCGCTGGTGGTGCCCATCGTCGAGAGCGGCAAGGTGATCGGTGTCGCCGGTGTCGACATCGCCACCGACGAGATCTGGAGCGAGTTGAAGACCGCCAGGCCCTTCGGGACGGGGTCGGTCTTCCTGATTTCCAACGGCGGGCTGTGGGCGGGCTACAGCAACGCCGACCATCTGGGCAAGCCGATCCTCCAGACCAACCAGCGCCTGCAGGCGGCGATGCCGGCAATCCGCGAGGGCAAGGCTTTCGCCCATTTCTCGATGTCGGCGAGCCTGAACACCGAGGTCAAGCAGCTGTTCCAGCCCGTCATGGTCGGAAACACCGGCACGCCCTGGTCTGTGCTGATCAATCTGCCGATGAATCAGGTGGAAGTGCCGAAGCGGGAGCTGACGCATTTCATCGCCATCGGCGCGGTGCTGCTGACCGCTGCGCTGCTGCTGGCTCTGTGGGTGACCAGCCGCGTCGTGATCGGCCAGCCTCTGCGCCGGATCATCGCCACGATCCAGGCGCTGACCGCCGGCCGGCGTGACGTGGAGGTGGCCGACCGCGACCGCGCCGACGAGATCGGCGCCATCAACCAGGCGCTCCAGCTGTTCAAGGAGAATGCCGGCCGCGTCGCCGAGATGGAGGAGCAGCGCCGCCTGGACGAGCAGCGCGCCGCCGAACAGCGCAAACAGGAGCTGGCCCGGCTGGCCGACCGCTTCGAGGGTACGGTCGGCGACGTCGTCGCCAATGTAGCCCGGCAGGCCGAGGCGATCCGCACCGATTCGGAGGGGCTGTCGGCGATCGCCGAGCAGACCAACGCCCAGGCTTCCGCCGTCGCCAGCGCCGCCGACATCGCCAGCGGCAATGTGCAGACGGTGGCCGCCGCAGCGGAGGAGCTGGCCCATTCGATCGAGGAGATCAACCAGCGCATCGCCGCCTCGTCCCGCATGGCGAACGACGCGGTGGGCGAGGTCGAGAAGACGAACGGCACGGTGGCCGGTCTGGCCGAAGCGGCGCAGAAGATCGGCGATGTGGTGAATCTGATCCAGTCGATCGCCGGCCAGACCAACCTGCTGGCGCTGAACGCCACCATCGAGGCGGCACGGGCGGGGGAGGCCGGCAAGGGCTTCGCCGTCGTGGCGTCGGAGGTGAAGAATCTCGCCAGCCAGACGGCCAAGGCGACCGAGGAGATCGCTGCCCAGATCGGTGAAATCCAGGCGGTCAGCGGCAATGCCGTCGGCGCCATCCAGGCCATCGGCCAGACCATCCTCGGCATCAGCGAGACGGTCACCGCCGTCGCCGCCGCCGCGGAGGAGCAGGGGGCGGCGACCCGCGAGATCAGCCGCAACGTCCAGCAGGCCGCCACCGGCACCCGCGAGGTGTCGACCAACATCGATGGCGTCACCCGTGCCGCCAGCGAGACCGGCAGCATGGCTGCCCAGGCCCGCGCGGCGGCCGACACGCTGTCGCACCAGTCTGCCCAGCTGCGCGGCGAGGTGCAGCGCTTCGTGGCGACGATCCGCGAGGGGTGAGGGGAGTGGGGGAGTCGCCGGTCGGCGACTCCCTCCTGCTCAGCAGTCGAAGAACACCGTCTCCCTGTCGCCCTGCAGGCGGATGTCGAAGCGGTAGACCACCCCGCCCGCCAGTTCGGTGCGCGTTGCGATCAGGGTGTCGCGGCGGTCGGCCGGGACGCTCGCCAGCACCGGGTCGGACCCGTTCGCCGCCGCCTCGTCGGAGAAATGCAGGCGGGTGAAGGCGTGGCTCAGCATGCCGCGGGCGAACACCGTCACCGCGATGTGCGGAGCATGGCCTTCGTCGCAGGCGCCGGGCTTCACCGTGTCGAAGAAGAAATAGCCCTCGTCGTTGGTGCCGCAGCGGCCGAAGCCGGCCGCACCGGGGGCATGGCGGCCGTCGGCGCCGGCCTGCCAGATCTCCACAACGCAGTCGCGGATCGGGGCGCCCTCGCCATCGGTGACCACGCCTTCGATGCGGATGTGCTCGCCGGGGGTGTCGCGGCTGGCCAGCCGGTTGGTCGCCAGCGGGCGGCGGCCGTAGAGTTCCGGCGTCCAGGCATAGGCGAAATAGGGGCCGACGGTCTGGGACGGGGTCTGTTTCAGCAACTGGCTCATGGGAATCAGCCCTCCATCGGCGTGGCTTGGCGTCCGCGCAGGACGATGTCGAATTCATAGCCGAGCGCCCACACCGGCTCGGTCACGTCGATGGAGAAGCGGGAGATCAGCAGCTCGCGCGCTCCCTCCGGCACGCCGTTGTAGATGGGGTCGAGCGGCAGCAGCGGATCGCCCGGGAAATACATCTGGGTGACCAGACGGGTCAGGAAGGACGGCCCGAACAGCGAGAAATGGATGTGCGCCGGACGCCAGGCATTGTGGTGGTTGCCCCAGGGATAGGCGCCGGGCTTGATCGTGGTGAAGCGGTAGCGCCCCTCCGCATCGGTGATGCAGCGGCCGGCGCCGAAGAAGTTGGGGTCGAGCGGCGCGTCATGCTGGTCCCAGCGGTGGACGTAGCGACCGCAGGCGTTGGCCTGCCAGATCTCCAGCAGCGTGTGCGGCACCGGTCGGCCGTCCTCGTCCAGCACGCGGCCGGTGACGATGATGCGCTCGCCGATGGGCTCGCCGTTGACGCGGCCGTTCTTGGTCAGGTCGCTGTCCAGCGGCGCCAGGCTGTCATGGCCGAACACCGGGCCGGTGCGGACCGACAGCGCCTGCTTCATCGGGATCAGCGGCTTGGACGGCGAGCGCAGCACCGTCGATTTGTAGAGCGGCGACAGGTAGGGCGGGTGTTGCGCCCAATCGCGCGGGCGGAAATCGCCCTCCGGCTGGTGAACGGCTGTGTCCATTGCGGGTGTCCTCCTTGGCGGCGGTCAGTTGTGCTGACGCTGTTGGGAATTGTGGCCAGGTGTGTTTTTGTGATCGTCCAGCACGCGGTCGATGAAATGGGCGGCGGAACCGGTGTAGCGCAGCGGGTCGAACAGGCGGTCGAGCGCCTCGGCGCCCAGCGCCTGCATCACCTCGGCATCCTCGGCCAGCACGTCGCGCAACGGGCGGGCGGCTTCGGCGGCTCGGCGGCTGGCCTCCGCCACGCGGGAATGGGCGGCCATGCGGCCCATGCGGTCGCCCAGCGCCATGGTCACCGCCTCCGCCAGGATCAGGCCGCGGGTCAGGTCGAGGTTGGCGCGCATGCGCTCCGCGTCGATGGTCAGGCCGGCGACGGTCTCGCGGGCATGGCGGGCGGCGCCGGCGACGAGGCGGCAGAGGTCGGGCAGCGCCTGCCACTCGGCATGCCAGCCGCCGAGGCCGCGCTCATGTTCCTGCACCTGGGCGGCCAGCAGCCCGCCGACCAGGGCCGGGGCGCGGATGGCGGTGGAGAGCAGCACGGCGCAGGACACCGGGTTGCGCTTGTGCGGCATGGTGGAGGAACCGCCACGGCCGGGGCCGCCGGGCTCGAAGGCTTCGCCGACCTCCATCTGCATCATCAGCGAGATGTCGCGGCCGAGCGTGCCCAGCGTGCCGGCGAGGATGCCGAGGGCCGAGGCCGGTTCGGTGACGCGGTCGCGGCTGGCATGCCAGGGCAGGGCGGGCAGGGGCAGGTCAAGATCCTTCGCCAGGGCCTCCGCCACCGCCGGGCCGGCGTCGCCGAGTGCCGCCAGCGTGCCGGCGGCGCCGCCGAATTGCAGGGCGAGGCGCTTGCGGGCGGCGGCGATGCGCTGGCGGTCGCGGCCGAGCGCGTCGAGCCAGCCGGCGGCCTTCAGCCCGAAGCTGGTCGGCAGGGCATGCTGAAGCCAGGTGCGGGCGACCATCGGCGTCGCCCGGTGACGGTCGGCGAGGTCGGCCAGCCCGTCGGCGAGTGCCGCCAGATCGGCGTCCAGCCCGTCGAGGAAGCGGCGCAGTTGCAGCATCAGGCCGCTGTCCATCGCGTCCTGGCTGGTGGCGCCCCAATGGACGTAGCGGGAAGACTCCTCGTCGGCGGCCTTCACCACGCGGGTCAGGTGCTTGACCATCGGGATGGCGGTGTTGCCGGCCAGCGCCGCCTCCGCCCCCAGCGCGCCCAGATCGTAAAGCTCCGCCTTGCAGGCCGCTTCGATGGCCGGGACGGCATGGGCGGGGATGACACCGACCGCCGCCTCCGCCCGTGCCAGCGCCGCCTCGAACTCCAGCATGGCTTGCAGCCTTGCCGTGGCCGAGAAGGCGTCGGCCGCCGCGTCGCTGGTGAAGAGCGGGTCGAGGAGAGGGTCGGCGTGGTGGGTGGCGGTCATCCCTGTTTCCCGTCCTCTTCGTCCATCTCGGCATAGACGGCGCGGGCCAGTGCTATGGCGTGGTTGGCGGCGGGGATGCCGGCGTAGACGGCGGCCTGCATCAGGATTTCCTTCACCTCGTCGCGGGTGACGCCGGTGTTGCGGGTGGCGCGGATGTGCAGCTTCAACTCGCCGTCCTTGCCCAGCGCCGCCAGCATGCCGATGGTCAGCATGCTGCGCGTCCGGATGTCCAGCCCCGGCCGGGTCCAGATCTGGCCCCAGGCGGTCTTGGTGATGAACTCCTGGAAATCGGCGTCGAAGTCGGTGGCGCGCTCCAGCGAGCGGTCGACATGGGCGTCGCCGAGGACCGAGCGGCGCACCACCATGCCGCGATCGTACAAGTCCTTGTCGTCCATTAGAGAGTCCTCAGGAAGCCGTCGATCAGGGCGGCCAGCTCGGCCGGCTTCTCGACGCCGGGGATGTGGGCGGCGCCGGGCAGCAGCTCGAACCGGGCGCCGGGGATGCCGGCGGCCAGCTCGCGCGCGACCTCGGGCGGGGTTGCCACGTCCTCCGCGCCGCAGATCACCAGGGTGGGGGCGGCGATGGCGGCGTTGGCGGCGCGCAGGTCGGCGTCGCGGATCGCCATCGAGCAGCCGACATAGCCGTCCTCGGTGGTGCGGGCGACCATGGCGGTGTAGCCGCGGATCTGCTCGGGCCGGCTGTCGCGGAAGGATTGGGTGAACCAGCGCGCCATCACCCCATCGGCGATGGCGCCCATGCCGCGGGCGCGGATGGCGGCGATGCGGTCGGCCCAGACCGAGGGGGGGCCGATGACGCCGGCGGTGTCGCACAGGATCAGCCCATGCACGCGGTCCGGCGCCTTGACGGCGAGGCGCTGGGCCATCATGCCGCCGATGGACAGGCCGCAGACATGGGCGCGTGCGATGCCGAGCGCGTCGAGCAGGCCGGCGGCATCGTCGGCGAGCAGGTCCATGCTGTAGCCGGCCTCTTCGGTGACCGGCGTCACCTGGGTCAGGCCGTGGCCGCGCATGTCGTAGCGCAGCACGCGGTAACGCTGCGACAGGTGCGGCACCACGGCATCCCAGATATGAAGGCTGGTGCCGATGGAGTTGGCGAACAGCAGAACCGGCGCATCCGCCGGGCCGGTCAGGTCATAGTGCTGGGTGATGCCGGCGGTTTCGATGAAGGGCATGGAGACTGCCTTCGCTTGTTGTGGTGCGGGCGCGGTCGGAACCCGAGGCTACACCCGCTCGATCATCACCGCGATGCCCTGGCCGACGCCGATGCACATGGTGCAGAGCGCGGTCCGGCCGCCGGACTGTTCCAGCTGGTAGAGCGCGGTGGTCGCCAGACGGGCGCCGCTGGCCCCCAGAGGGTGGCCGAGCGCGATGGCGCCGCCTTGCGGGTTCACATGGGCGGCGTCGTCCGGCAGGCCAAGCTCGCGCATCACCGCCAGACCCTGGGCGGCGAAGGCCTCGTTCAGCTCGATCAGGTCGATGTCGGCGATGCGGTGGCCGAGACGTTCCAGCAGCTTGCGGGTGGCCGGGGCCGGGCCGATGCCCATGACGCGCGGCGGCACGCCGGCGGTGGCGCCGCCGACGATGCGGGCGCGCGGGGTCAGGCCGAAGCGCTTCACCGCCGCTTCCGACGCGATCAGCAGGGCGGCGGAGCCGTCATTGACGCCGGACGCGTTGCCGGCGGTGATGGTGCCGCCGGGGCGGACGATCGGCTTCAGGGCCGACAGCGCCTCGATGGTGGTGGCGCGGGGGTGCTCGTCGGTCGTCACCACCGTCTCGCCCTTGCGGCTGCGGATGGTGACGGGGACGATCTCGCGAGCGAGGCTGCCGTCGGCGATGGCCCGGGCGGCCCGCTCCTGGCTGCGCAGGGCGAAGGCGTCCTGGTCGGCGCGGCTGATCTTCCAGTCGTCGGCGACATTCTCCGCCGTCTCCGGCATCGAATCGACGCCGTAGGCCGCCTTCATCGCCGGGTTGACGAAGCGCCAGCCGATGGTGGTGTCGAAGATCTCGGCGGACCGTGAGAAGGGAGCGTCGGCCTTGCCCATGACGAAGGGGGCGCGGCTCATGCTCTCCACCCCGCCGGCGATCATCAGCTCGGCCTCGCCCGCCTTGATGGCGCGGGCGGCGGTGGCGACGGCGTCGAGGCCGGAGCCGCAGAGACGGTTCATCGTCGTGCCCGGCACCGCGTCGGGCAATCCCGCCAGCAGCGCCGACATGCGGGCGACGTTGCGGTTGTCCTCGCCCGCCTGGTTGGCGCAGCCATAGATGACGTCGTCCACCGCGGCCCAGTCGACCGAGGGATTCCGCTGCATCAGGGCGCGGATCGGCACGGCGCCGAGATCGTCGGCGCGCACCGACGACAGGGATCCTGCATAGCGGCCGATGGGGGTGCGGATGGCGTCGCAGATATAGGCGTCACGCATGGTCTTATCCTTCCCCGCCGCCGGCTTGGCCGTGGGCGGCGGCGGTGCGGGCCTGGAGGTCGCGCAGGGCGGCGAGCGCGCCGGCGTCCGGGATTTCGGTGGTCTTCAGGTCGGGCGAGATTTTCAGATCCCAGCCGGTGGCCGCCTTGACCTGCTCCACCGTCACGCCGGGATGGATGCTGGTCAGGGTCAGTTCCTTGGTCACCGGATCGGGGGTGAGGATGCCGAGGTCGGTGATGACCGCGGTCGGCCCGGCGCCGGGGATGCCGGCCTTGGCCCGCGCGTCTCCACCGTCGAGATAGCCGGCCGAGGTGACGAAGGGCAGCTTGGCGACGAAGGCCTTCGGGCTCTGCTTCAGGACGATGAACACCTCCTTGGCCTGGGAGGCGATCTCCGGCGCGCCACCGGCACCGGGCAGCCGCACCTTGGGCGTGTCGTAGGGACCGATGACGGTGGTGTTGATGTTGGCGAAGCGGTCGACCTGGGCCGCCCCCAGGAAACCGACGTCGATCCGCCCGCCCTGCAGCCAGTAGCGGAAGATTTCCGGCGTGCTGACCACGGTGTCGGCGGTGAGCGCGAGGTCGCCGTCGCCGATCGACAGCGGCAGCACCGTCGGCTTGGCGCCGATCGGGCCGGATTCATAGATCAGCACCACCTCTGGCGCATGGGTCAGCCGGGCGAGGTTGGCGGCGGTGGAGGGCAGGCCGATGCCGACGAAGCAGACGGTGCCGTCCTTCAGCAGGCGGCTGGCCGCCACCGTCATGATCTCGGTCGCGGTGAAATCGGCGGTCGCGGTGGTGGTCTCGGTGCTGCTCATCACGCAACCTCCTTCATGCTTTCGGCCAGCACGCGGCGGAAGCCGGCGAAATCGTCGGTGTCCAGCACATGGCGCTGCATCCAGTCCTGGAAGGTCTCGCGTGAGCGGGCGATCGGATCCCACGCCTTGTAGAAGCGGTTGTCGCGCTCCGAATAGCCCTGGGCGTAGGACGGATAGGCGCCGCCGGGAACCGGGCAGACGGCGGAAACCGCCCAATAGGGCAGCACGCAGGCGTTCGGCGGCGCCTCCAGATCGTCGACGATCTCCTCGACCGTGATGATGGAGCGCTTGGCGGCCAGAACCGCCTCCTTCTGGACGCCGAGGATGCCCCAGAGCAGGACATTGCCGCGGCGGTCGGCCTTCTGGGCGTGGATCACCGTCACGTCCGGGCGGACGGACGGGATGGCGGCCAGCTTCTCGCCGGTGAAGGGGCACTCGACGAAGCGGATGTTCGGGTTGACCTTCGGCAGGTCGGAGCCGGTGTAGCCGCGCAGCAGCGCGAAGGGCAGGTTGGAGGCGCCGGCGACATAGGCGTTCGCCATGCCGGCGTGGCTGTGCTCCTCCGTCTCCAGCCGGTGCGGCCAGCCCTGCTCGACCGCGTCGCGGAAGCGGTGGAGGGAACCGACGCCGGGATTGCCGCCCCAGGAGAAGATCAGCTTCGCGGCGCAGCCCATGCCGATCATCTGGTCATAGATCAGGTCCGGCGTCATGCGCACCAGGGTCAGGTCGCGCCGGCCCTGCCGGATGATCTCATGCCCGGCGGCATGCGGAATCAGGTGGGTGAACCCTTCCAGGGCGACCGTGTCGCCATCGTGCACGAGGCTTGCCACCGCCTCGCGCAGGGGCGTGATCTTCGCCATATGACCTCCCGTATGTGCGGAAACCGCACAAATATTCAGCTTTACGCACAGAATGGCGGGAGAGACCTTCGGCTGTCAAGGGCGAAAAATGCACCTCACGGGCGTTAATCGAACATATTGCGGCGCAACATGAGAGTCGTTGGGTGCTTTCAGGGCGGATTTCGAGAAAAAATCCGTATTTGCAAGCGCTTGGCTGTGAACTATGTTTTGTGCGATTATAGAACACTCTATCAGGTATCGCACTTGACGGTTGGCCTGTCCCTCAGTACGGTTGACGGAACAGTCAATGGCCGGGATCCGGACCTGAAAGCGGGAGTCCCGGCGCCGGCACATGGTCACATATGGGAGGGACGATGACGAGGACTCTGCGCAACGCGCTGCTCGGTGCGGCGTTCGGTCTGGCGCTGGCGGCCGGTCCGGCCGGGGCCGCCACCATCAAGGTCGGCGTCATCGCCCCCTTCTCCGGACCGTTCGCGATGTTCGGCAAGACCTTCAAGGACGGCATCGCCCAGTATCAGGCGGAGCATGGCCAGACGGTCGGCGCCGACACGGTGGAGTTCGTCTATCGCGACCTGGAGCAGGCCAACCCGGCCCAGGCCAAGGCGCTGGCGCAGGAACTGATCGTGAAGGAGCGGGTGTCCTTCCTGGCCGGTTTCACCTTCACGCCCGATGCGCTGGCGGTCGCCCCGCTGATCGACGAGGCGAACATTCCGGCGGTGGTCTTCAACGCCGCCACCTCCGCCATCACCGAGAAGTCGCCGCGCTTCGTCCGCACCTCCTTCACCCTGTGGCAGAATACGGTTCCGCTGGCCGAGCATATGGCCAAGCAGGGGATCAGGACGGCGGTGACGGCGGTCAGCGACTATGGCCCCGGCCTGGACGGCGAGGCCGCCTTCAAGGCGACCTTCGAGAAGAATGGCGGCAAGGTGGCCGACGCCATCCGCATGCCGCTGAAATCGACCGACTTCGCCCCCTTCATGCAGCGCATCAAGGACACCGGCGCCGAGGCGGTCTATGCCTTCCTGCCCGCCGGTCCGACCACGCTGGCCTTCGCCAAGGCCTTCGCCGACAACGGGCTGAAGGACAAGGGCGTCAGGCTGTTCGGCCCCGGCGACATCACCCAGGAACCGGATCTGCCGGCGCTGGGCGACGCGGTGCTGGGCATGACCACCAGCTTCCATTACAGCCGCGCCCACGACTCGGCGGTGAACAAGGCATTCCTCGCCAAGCACAAGGAACTGTTCGGCAACGACGACACCGCCACCTTCACCACGGTTGGTGCCTATGACGGCACGCATGTCATCTATCAGATGATCAAGAATGCCGGCGGCGGCAAGATCGATGGCGCCAAGGCGGTGGAGTCGGTGAAGGGCATGAGCTGGGAAAGCCCGCGTGGGCCGGTGACCATCGATCCCGACAGCCGCCATGTCACCCAGACGATCTATCTGCGCACCGTCGAGAAGGTCGGCGGCCGGCTGGAGAATGTCGAGAAGGCGGCGTTCGAGAAGCAGCCGGACTATGGGTACAAGCTGGCGAAGTGAGGGGGGTGTCCCCCTCTCCCCCTGTTCTCGCGCAAACTTGGTTTGCGCTGACGCGACAGGCGGACCATAGGTCCGCCGAAAGCGGGGAGAGGGTTAGGAGGGGGCGCGGCAGGATTATCGGGTAAGGCACGCGGTGCTTCCCCCTCACCCCGACCCTCTTCCCGGGGGGAGAGGGAGACGGGGAGGTGGAGAGACATCATGGAAAGCATCTTCGGGATCGCCGTCGACGGCATCGCCTATGGGATGATCCTCTTCATCATCTCGGTCGGGCTGTCGGTGACGCTGGGGCTGATGCGGGTGGTCAATCTGGCGCATGGCGCCTTCGCCATGCTCGGCGGCTATGTCGCCTCCTATGCCGCGCAAAGCGTGGGTCTGCCCTATGTGGCGGCGCTGATCGTCGCGGTGGCGCTGACCGTGCTGGCCACCCTGCCGCTGGAACGGCTGCTCTACCGCCGCATCTATGGCTCAGCCAACGAGCTGTCGCAGGTGCTGCTGACCATCGGGCTGACCTTCGTCATCGTCGCCGGCATCAATTACCTGTTCGGCCCGACGCTGAAGCGCATTCCACTGCCCGACCTGCTGACCGGCACGGTGGCGCTGGGGCCGAAAGCGATCCCGACCCACCGCGCCTTCGTGATCGGCGCCGGGGCGGCGACGCTGGTTGGGCTGTGGTGGCTGCTGGAGCGCACCGATTTCGGCATCCGGCTGCGCGCCGCGGTCGATGATCCCGCCATGGCGGCGGCGCTGGGCATCCGCACCGAGCGGCTCTATCTGGCGACCTTCGCGCTCGGCACCGGGCTGGCGGCGCTCGGCGGCGTGCTGGGGGCGGAACTGCTGCCGCTGGAGCCCTATTACGCCATCCGCTACATCGTGCTGTTTTTGGCGGTGGTGGCGGTCGGCGGGGCCGGAAGCATCTTCGGATCGGCGGCGGCGGCGCTGGCGTTGGGCATCATCGACACCGCCGGCAAATACCTGATCCCGAATTTCGGCGAGTTCTTCTTCTATGCCGCGCTGATCCTGATCCTGTTCCGCTGGCCCCACGGTTTCTTCAAAGGGAGGACGGCATGACGAGCGTCGCCGAGCGTGACGGAAAGGCTGCCGCCGTGACCCGACCACTTCCCCCCGGCCGGCGCCGCGATCTCGGCTGGATCGGCATTCCGCTGGTCGCGGCGGCCGGGCTGGCCGCCTATTGGCTGCTGCCGGACGATCTGGCCCTGCTGACCCGCATCGCCGCCTCGGCCCTGTTCGTGCTGTCGCTCGACCTCGTGCTCGGCTATGGCGGGATCGCCACGCTGGGGCAGGCGGCGATGTTCGGCACCGGCGCCTATGCCGCCGGCATCGTCGCGGTGAACTGGAACAACGACCCCTTCGTCATGCTGGCGGCAGGCGGGCTGGCCGGCGGGCTGGTCGCGCTGGTCACCGGGGCGCTGATCCTGCATGCGCGCGGGCTGACCCTGCTGATGCTGACCATCGCGGTCGGACAGATCGTGCAGGAGGTCGCCAACAAGGCGCGCGACTGGACCGGCGGCAGCGACGGCCTGTCCGGCATCGACCCTGCGCCGGTGCTGGGGCTGTTCCGTTTCGACATGTTCGGCCACACCGCCTACCTGTTCGCGCTGGCGGTGCTGGTGATCGGCCTGCTGGTGGCGCGGCGGATCGTGCGCTCGCCCTTCGGGCTGGCCTGCCGCGGGGTGAAGGAGGATCCGCTGCGGATCTCCGCCATCGGCGGCTCGCCGAAATCCTATCTGGTGGCGCTCTATGCCGTGGCCGGGGTGTTTGCCGGGGTGGCGGGGGCGCTGACCGCGG
Protein-coding regions in this window:
- a CDS encoding TRAP transporter substrate-binding protein: MFRKLLLATGIAAALLAPVAGLTTAAAQDVKSRIIRFGYGLSENSNQGRAVKFFAEEVSKRSGGKLKVKGFGDSSLGSDMQMQNTLIGGAQEMMVGSTATLVGVVKDFGVYDLPFLFNNEKEADAVLDGPFGEKLMKSLSDKGLVGLVYWENGFRNLTNSKRPITKVEDMGGIKLRVMQNPVYIDMFNRFGANAVPLAFSELFTAMETGTVDGQENPVTTIQSSKFYEVQKYLTISRHVYSPWIMMASKRWWDGLSADEKKILQDAAVASREFERKDSREASAQSVAYLKEKGMQINELSPAELERMREMVKPAFDKYAADGGAEVLKDLQAAIAAARK
- a CDS encoding methyl-accepting chemotaxis protein, with protein sequence MFKKLPLVSKLVLAIGLVLAVGLGVGTVVISSKSGADTDALSFKVGDEVGKYHAAVVERRLEDSLDVSRQMRTTLLSLKRSGVVDRATLNDWLKATLEANENLLAVWIGMEPNALDGKDAAFVNSPGSDATGRFISYWNRGGGQIHLEPMTDYDNPGPAGLYYQQAKRTGREVIVEPYSYMVAGKNVLMVSLVVPIVESGKVIGVAGVDIATDEIWSELKTARPFGTGSVFLISNGGLWAGYSNADHLGKPILQTNQRLQAAMPAIREGKAFAHFSMSASLNTEVKQLFQPVMVGNTGTPWSVLINLPMNQVEVPKRELTHFIAIGAVLLTAALLLALWVTSRVVIGQPLRRIIATIQALTAGRRDVEVADRDRADEIGAINQALQLFKENAGRVAEMEEQRRLDEQRAAEQRKQELARLADRFEGTVGDVVANVARQAEAIRTDSEGLSAIAEQTNAQASAVASAADIASGNVQTVAAAAEELAHSIEEINQRIAASSRMANDAVGEVEKTNGTVAGLAEAAQKIGDVVNLIQSIAGQTNLLALNATIEAARAGEAGKGFAVVASEVKNLASQTAKATEEIAAQIGEIQAVSGNAVGAIQAIGQTILGISETVTAVAAAAEEQGAATREISRNVQQAATGTREVSTNIDGVTRAASETGSMAAQARAAADTLSHQSAQLRGEVQRFVATIREG
- the pcaG gene encoding protocatechuate 3,4-dioxygenase subunit alpha, translating into MSQLLKQTPSQTVGPYFAYAWTPELYGRRPLATNRLASRDTPGEHIRIEGVVTDGEGAPIRDCVVEIWQAGADGRHAPGAAGFGRCGTNDEGYFFFDTVKPGACDEGHAPHIAVTVFARGMLSHAFTRLHFSDEAAANGSDPVLASVPADRRDTLIATRTELAGGVVYRFDIRLQGDRETVFFDC
- the pcaH gene encoding protocatechuate 3,4-dioxygenase subunit beta — protein: MDTAVHQPEGDFRPRDWAQHPPYLSPLYKSTVLRSPSKPLIPMKQALSVRTGPVFGHDSLAPLDSDLTKNGRVNGEPIGERIIVTGRVLDEDGRPVPHTLLEIWQANACGRYVHRWDQHDAPLDPNFFGAGRCITDAEGRYRFTTIKPGAYPWGNHHNAWRPAHIHFSLFGPSFLTRLVTQMYFPGDPLLPLDPIYNGVPEGARELLISRFSIDVTEPVWALGYEFDIVLRGRQATPMEG
- a CDS encoding 3-carboxy-cis,cis-muconate cycloisomerase yields the protein MTATHHADPLLDPLFTSDAAADAFSATARLQAMLEFEAALARAEAAVGVIPAHAVPAIEAACKAELYDLGALGAEAALAGNTAIPMVKHLTRVVKAADEESSRYVHWGATSQDAMDSGLMLQLRRFLDGLDADLAALADGLADLADRHRATPMVARTWLQHALPTSFGLKAAGWLDALGRDRQRIAAARKRLALQFGGAAGTLAALGDAGPAVAEALAKDLDLPLPALPWHASRDRVTEPASALGILAGTLGTLGRDISLMMQMEVGEAFEPGGPGRGGSSTMPHKRNPVSCAVLLSTAIRAPALVGGLLAAQVQEHERGLGGWHAEWQALPDLCRLVAGAARHARETVAGLTIDAERMRANLDLTRGLILAEAVTMALGDRMGRMAAHSRVAEASRRAAEAARPLRDVLAEDAEVMQALGAEALDRLFDPLRYTGSAAHFIDRVLDDHKNTPGHNSQQRQHN
- the pcaC gene encoding 4-carboxymuconolactone decarboxylase; the encoded protein is MDDKDLYDRGMVVRRSVLGDAHVDRSLERATDFDADFQEFITKTAWGQIWTRPGLDIRTRSMLTIGMLAALGKDGELKLHIRATRNTGVTRDEVKEILMQAAVYAGIPAANHAIALARAVYAEMDEEDGKQG
- the pcaD gene encoding 3-oxoadipate enol-lactonase, whose protein sequence is MPFIETAGITQHYDLTGPADAPVLLFANSIGTSLHIWDAVVPHLSQRYRVLRYDMRGHGLTQVTPVTEEAGYSMDLLADDAAGLLDALGIARAHVCGLSIGGMMAQRLAVKAPDRVHGLILCDTAGVIGPPSVWADRIAAIRARGMGAIADGVMARWFTQSFRDSRPEQIRGYTAMVARTTEDGYVGCSMAIRDADLRAANAAIAAPTLVICGAEDVATPPEVARELAAGIPGARFELLPGAAHIPGVEKPAELAALIDGFLRTL